From a single Brassica oleracea var. oleracea cultivar TO1000 chromosome C5, BOL, whole genome shotgun sequence genomic region:
- the LOC106343574 gene encoding probable voltage-gated potassium channel subunit beta yields the protein MQYKNLGKSGLKVSTLSFGAWVTFGNQLDVKEAKSILQCCRDHGVNFFDNAEVYANGRAEEIMGQAIRELGWRRSDIVVSTKIFWGGPGPNDKGLSRKHIVEGTKASLKRLDMDYVDVLYCHRPDASTPIEETVRAMNYVIDKGWAFYWGTSEWSAQQITEAWGAAERLDLVGPIVEQPEYNMFARHKVESEFLPLYTNHGIGLTTWSPLASGVLTGKYNKGSIPSDSRFALENYKNLANRSLVDDVLKKVSGLKPIADELGVTLAQLAIAWCASNPNVSSVITGATRESQIQENMKAVDVIPLLTPHVLDKIEQVIQSKPKRPESYR from the exons ATGCAGTACAAGAATCTGGGTAAATCGGGATTGAAAGTGAGCACGCTCTCGTTCGGAGCGTGGGTCACTTTCGGCAACCAGCTCGACGTGAAAGAAGCCAAATCGATTCTCCAGTGCTGCCGTGATCACGGAGTCAACTTCTTCGACAACGCCGAGGTCTACGCCAATGGCCGAGCTGAGGAGATTATGGGTCAGGCGATTCGCGAGCTGGGCTGGCGCCGATCCGACATCGTCGTCTCCACCAAGATCTTCTGGGGTGGTCCTGGTCCTAACGACAAGGGTTTGTCTAGGAAACATATCGTCGAAGGAACCAAAGCTTCTCTCAAAAGACTCGATATGGACTACGTTGATGTCCTCTATTGCCACAG GCCTGATGCTTCAACACCTATAGAAGAGACAGTGAGGGCGATGAACTACGTGATTGATAAGGGTTGGGCGTTCTACTGGGGAACAAGTGAATGGTCAGCTCAGCAAATCACAGAGGCATGGGGAGCTGCTGAGAGGCTGGATTTGGTTGGTCCTATCGTGGAGCAGCCTGAGTACAACATGTTCGCTAGGCACAAA GTTGAGTCAGAGTTTCTTCCTCTGTACACTAACCATGGCATAGGTCTCACTACTTGGAGCCCACTCGCGTCTGGTGTGCTTACCGGTAAATACAACAAGGGGTCTATTCCTTCAGACAGCCGGTTTGCGTTGGAGAACTACAAA AACCTTGCCAATAGATCACTTGTGGATGACGTGCTGAAGAAAGTAAGCGGTCTCAAACCGATTGCAGATGAGCTAGGTGTGACCTTGGCTCAGCTTGCGATCGCATGGTGTGCTTCAAATCCTAATGTGTCATCCGTTATCACCGGTGCCACAAGAGAGTCACAG ATTCAAGAAAACATGAAGGCTGTTGATGTGATCCCATTGTTGACGCCACATGTCCTGGACAAGATCGAGCAAGTTATACAGAGCAAACCTAAACGTCCTGAATCATACCGGTAA
- the LOC106294839 gene encoding uncharacterized protein LOC106294839, giving the protein MRMEFPGRSNHHHLYNNDGCGNNTRDDDDVCSQTGEEFSNEFLRDVAAQRRPQLVPNRNAEANNHNNRHLVYEDFNRILGLQRVDSNISEGVTNHPSNVVADSPRRTATTTTSDVFMPEILKLLCSFGGRILQRPGDGKLRYIGGETRIISIRKHVGLNELMHKTYALCNHPHTIKYQLPGEDLDALISVCSDEDLLHMIEEYQEAETKGGSQRIRVFLVSSTESSESPKIFNERNRNTHQQNDMDHYQYVSALNGVVDVSPHKSSSGQSGTSQTTQFGNASEFSPTFHIRDSPTSAHKDSNSPTTFMNPYMNHFVPRMQIPSNSFLQQSPPPSPFSVHKRANTDIPYFVDQNGFFDNNSRPYLVPPNFPQQQHRFLFETNAQAQNLLDRSPSDDVYPHGGQGYMGATLKKNALSDPQLHDESQINNGLEAFTRQPWKILRKKLHVVATSKWEEDSDDIYFKKPEGGRRSKELDLNIEPPDSLMDRDHTFDQSSSKKHGTSYFSPNYQPSAQLTSSDSGSSVFSLSANTNENHVGGSRDKSNGGFQHDISLDILIRNNHTSDTDQKSSGQADYSSPNKHFPEELLRQEEPMVPRCVLESNNDDSEIHSSLPKDESFHYCGMPLRRVGSRDAAFIHTQDSDDFFRHKLLVPQFMVEDVTNEENADSLLSATIVPHVQSESDDDHKSYTREEENKNANEEKYKKSRNTDESFSEAAMVEMEAGIYGLQIIKNTDLEDLHELGSGTFGTVYYGKWRGTDVAIKRIKNSCFSGGSSEQARQTKDFWREARILANLHHPNVVAFYGVVPDGPGGTMATVTEYMVNGSLRHVLQRKDRSLDRRKRLMLTLDAAFGMEYLHMKNIVHFDLKCDNLLVNLRDPQRPICKVGDFGLSRIKRNTLVSGGVRGTLPWMAPELLNGSSNRVSEKVDVFSFGIAMWEILTGEEPYANLHCGAIIGGIVNNTLRPQVPERCESEWRKLMEQCWSFDPGVRPSFTEIVDRLRSMTVALQPKRRT; this is encoded by the exons ATGAGAATGGAGTTCCCTGGCAGATCCAATCATCATCACTTATATAATAATGACGGTTGTGGTAATAACACGCGTGATGACGACGATGTCTGTTCTCAGACAGGAGAGGAGTTTTCAAACGAGTTCTTAAGGGATGTTGCTGCTCAACGAAGACCACAGCTTGTTCCTAACAGAAACGCTGAGGCTAATAATCATAACAATCGACATCTTGTTTACGAGGATTTCAATAGGATCCTTGGTCTTCAGAGAGTCGATTCCAACATCTCAGAAGGTGTTACTAATCATCCCTCCAATGTTGTTGCTGACTCGCCTCGGAGGACTGCAACAACAACAACATCAGATGTTTTTATGCCTGAGATCTTGAAGCTTCTTTGCAGCTTTGGGGGAAGGATCTTACAGAGACCTGGCGACGGGAAGCTTAGATACATAGGAGGGGAGACTCGGATCATCTCCATACGGAAACACGTTGGATTAAACGAGCTGATGCACAAGACTTACGCTTTGTGCAACCATCCGCACACGATCAAGTACCAGTTGCCTGGAGAAGATCTTGATGCGCTTATATCCGTTTGCTCTGATGAGGATCTTCTTCATATGATTGAAGAGTATCAAGAAGCTGAAACGAAAGGTGGTTCTCAGAGGATAAGAGTCTTTCTTGTCTCTTCTACAGAATCATCGGAGTCTCCCAAGATTTTCAACGAGAGGAACCGAAACACACACCAGCAGAATGATATGGATCATTATCAGTACGTTTCAGCTCTTAATGGTGTTGTGGATGTGAGTCCTCATAAGAGCTCAAGCGGGCAAAGCGGGACGAGTCAGACGACGCAGTTTGGGAACGCTTCGGAGTTTAGTCCCACGTTTCATATCCGAGACTCGCCTACTTCTGCTCACAAAGACAGCAACAGTCCAACAACGTTCATGAATCCGTATATGAATCATTTTGTGCCTAGAATGCAGATTCCAAGCAACTCGTTTCTTCAACAGTCTCCTCCGCCATCTCCTTTCTCAGTTCACAAGAGAGCAAACACAGACATCCCTTACTTTGTTGATCAGAATGGTTTCTTTGATAACAACAGTCGCCCTTACTTGGTTCCACCAAACTTCCCACAGCAGCAACATAGGTTCTTGTTTGAGACTAATGCTCAGGCGCAGAATCTTCTTGACAGGAGCCCAAGCGACGATGTTTACCCTCATGGCGGCCAAGGTTATATGGGAGCGACGCTTAAGAAAAACGCTCTCTCTGATCCACAGCTCCATGACGAGAGCCAAATCAACAATGGGCTAGAAGCGTTTACAAGACAGCCGTGGAAGATACTGAGGAAGAAACTGCATGTTGTGGCTACTTCAAAGTGGGAAGAAGATAGTGATGATATCTATTTCAAGAAACCGGAAGGCGGGAGGAGGAGCAAGGAGCTTGATCTCAACATTGAACCTCCTGATAGTTTGATGGACCGTGATCATACTTTTGATCAGTCATCATCAAAGAAACATGGTACTAGTTATTTCAGTCCGAATTATCAACCATCTGCTCAGCTTACTTCAAGTGATTCAGGAAGCTCAGTCTTTTCTCTATCAGCCAACACCAACGAGAATCATGTTGGTGGTTCGAGGGACAAATCAAATGGAGGTTTCCAGCATGACATCTCACTAGATATTCTCATCAGAAACAACCACACTTCAGATACAGATCAAAAGTCAAGTGGTCAAGCAGATTACTCCTCACCCAACAAACATTTCCCAGAGGAACTTCTGAGACAGGAGGAGCCTATGGTTCCCAGATGT GTTTTGGAGTCAAATAATGATGATTCGGAGATTCATAGTTCTCTTCCTAAAGATGAGAGCTTTCACTATTGCGGAATGCCACTTAGGAGGGTGGGAAGCAGAGATGCTGCTTTTATTCACACACAGGACTCTGATGATTTCTTCAGACACAAGCTGCTTGTTCCACAGTTCATGGTTGAGGATGTGACAAACGAAGAAAACGCTGATAGTCTCTTGTCAGCTACTATTGTCCCTCATGTACAAAGTGAGTCAGACGATGATCACAAATCTTACACAAGAGAGGAAGAGAATAAAAATGCAAACGAG GAAAAGTATAAGAAAAGCAGAAACACTGACGAATCATTCAGCGAAGCTGCGATGGTTGAAATGGAAGCTGGAATCTACGGCTTACAGATAATCAAGAACACTGATCTTGAAGACTTACACGAGCTAGGATCGGGTACATTTGGAACTGTTTACTATGGGAAGTGGAGAGGAACTGATGTAGCTATCAAGAGGATAAAGAATAGCTGCTTCTCTGGTGGATCATCAGAGCAAGCGCGACAGACTAAAGATTTCTGGAGAGAAGCTCGGATATTGGCGAATCTGCACCATCCGAATGTGGTGGCCTTTTATGGAGTTGTGCCAGACGGACCTGGTGGAACAATGGCAACAGTTACTGAGTATATGGTGAACGGATCTTTAAGACATGTCTTGCAGAGAAAAGACAG ATCGCTAGATAGGCGCAAAAGGTTGATGCTAACTCTAGATGCTGCGTTTGGCATGGAGTATTTGCATATGAAGAATATTGTTCATTTTGATCTCAAATGTGATAACTTGCTTGTAAACTTGAGGGATCCACAACGACCCATTTGCAAG GTTGGTGATTTTGGACTGTCGAGAATAAAAAGAAACACGCTTGTGTCTGGTGGAGTAAGAGGAACTCTCCCATGGATGGCGCCAGAGCTGCTAAATGGGAGCAGCAATCGCGTCTCCGAGAAA GTAGATGTTTTCTCATTTGGTATCGCCATGTGGGAGATTTTAACAGGAGAAGAACCATATGCGAATCTTCACTGCGGTGCCATCATTG GTGGGATTGTGAACAATACGCTGAGACCTCAGGTACCTGAACGGTGTGAATCAGAGTGGAGGAAGTTGATGGAGCAATGCTGGTCGTTTGATCCTGGAGTAAGACCATCGTTCACTGAGATTGTTGATCGGCTAAGGTCAATGACTGTTGCCTTGCAACCCAAGCGACGAACCTAA
- the LOC106294840 gene encoding nucleolar GTP-binding protein 1, with translation MVQYNFKKITVVPNGKDFIDIILSRTQRQTPTVVHKGYKINRLRQFYMRKVKYTQTNFHEKLSTIIEEFPRLDQIHPFYGDLLHVLYNKDHYKLALGQVNTARNLISKIAKDYVKLLKYGDSLYRCKCLKVAALGRMCTVLKRITPSLAYLEQIRQHMARLPSIDPNTRTVLICGYPNVGKSSFMNKVTRADVDVQPYAFTTKSLFVGHTDYKYLRYQVIDTPGILDRPFEDRNIIEMCSITALAHLRAAVLFFLDISGSCGYTIAQQAALFHSIKSLFMNKPLVIVCNKTDLMPMENVSEEDRRLIEEMKAEAMKTAMGAGEEAVLLKMSTLTEEGVMAVKNAACERLLDQRVEAKMKSKKINDHLNRFHVAMPKPRDNVERPACIPQVVLEAKAKEAAEKEKRKTEKDLEEENGGAGVYSASLRKHYILHHEEWKEDIMPEILDGHNVADFIDPDILLRLEELEREEEIRQANTEEEDFEMVGEELTEEQKQQLAKIRNKKAVLIREHRLKKTVAQNRSTVPRKFDKDKKYTTKRMGRELSSLGLDPSSAVDRARSKSRGRKRDRSEDAGDDDAMEVDDEQQQANKKLRVRSRSRSMSIARSQSRPPAHEVVPGEGFKDSTQKKAAIKISNSSHKKRDKNARRGEADRVIPTLRPKHLFSGKRGKGKTDRR, from the coding sequence ATGGTGCAATACAATTTCAAGAAGATCACAGTCGTCCCCAACGGGAAAGACTTCATCGACATCATCCTCTCAAGAACCCAGCGCCAGACCCCAACCGTCGTCCACAAGGGCTACAAAATCAACCGCCTGCGCCAGTTCTACATGCGCAAAGTCAAGTACACACAGACCAACTTCCACGAGAAGCTCTCCACCATCATCGAAGAGTTCCCTCGCCTCGACCAGATCCACCCTTTCTACGGAGACCTCCTCCACGTCCTCTACAACAAGGACCACTACAAGCTCGCCCTGGGACAAGTCAACACCGCCAGAAACTTGATCAGTAAGATAGCAAAAGATTACGTCAAGCTGCTAAAGTATGGTGACTCTCTGTACCGTTGCAAGTGTCTTAAAGTGGCTGCTCTTGGTCGTATGTGCACTGTGTTGAAGAGGATTACTCCGAGTTTGGCTTACCTTGAGCAGATCAGGCAGCATATGGCGAGGCTTCCTTCCATTGATCCGAACACGAGGACTGTGTTGATCTGTGGGTATCCTAATGTTGGGAAGAGTTCTTTTATGAATAAAGTGACTAGAGCTGATGTTGATGTGCAGCCTTATGCTTTCACTACGAAGTCGTTGTTCGTTGGTCATACTGATTACAAGTACTTGAGGTATCAGGTGATTGACACGCCTGGGATTTTGGACAGGCCGTTTGAGGATAGGAACATTATTGAGATGTGTAGTATTACTGCTTTAGCGCATCTTCGAGCTGCGGTTTTGTTCTTTTTGGATATCTCCGGGTCTTGTGGTTATACTATTGCTCAGCAGGCTGCGCTTTTCCATAGTATTAAGTCTTTGTTTATGAACAAGCCTTTGGTGATTGTCTGTAACAAGACTGATCTGATGCCCATGGAGAATGTGTCTGAGGAAGATAGGAGGCTGATTGAGGAGATGAAGGCTGAGGCCATGAAGACTGCTATGGGAGCGGGTGAGGAAGCGGTGCTGTTGAAGATGAGTACTCTGACGGAAGAGGGCGTGATGGCTGTGAAGAACGCTGCTTGCGAGAGGCTGTTGGATCAGAGAGTTGAGGCGAAGATGAAGTCCAAGAAGATTAATGATCACTTGAACAGGTTCCATGTCGCGATGCCGAAGCCTCGTGATAACGTTGAGAGACCTGCTTGTATACCTCAGGTGGTTCTGGAGGCTAAGGCTAAGGAGGCTGCTGAGAAGGAGAAGAGGAAGACGGAGAAGGATTTGGAAGAGGAGAACGGTGGAGCTGGAGTTTACTCCGCTAGCTTGAGGAAGCACTACATCTTGCATCATGAAGAGTGGAAGGAGGACATAATGCCTGAGATTCTCGACGGACACAACGTTGCTGACTTCATCGATCCGGATATTTTGTTGAGGCTCGAGGAGCTGGAGCGTGAGGAAGAGATAAGGCAGGCTAACACTGAAGAAGAGGACTTCGAGATGGTCGGGGAAGAGCTCACGGAGGAGCAGAAGCAGCAGCTTGCTAAGATTAGGAACAAGAAAGCTGTGCTCATCCGAGAGCACAGGCTCAAGAAGACCGTTGCGCAGAACAGATCAACCGTCCCTAGGAAGTTCGACAAGGACAAGAAGTATACGACTAAGAGAATGGGTAGGGAGCTTTCGTCTCTGGGGCTTGATCCGTCTTCTGCAGTGGACCGCGCGAGAAGCAAGTCTAGAGGGCGGAAGAGGGATCGATCAGAAGATGCAGGCGACGATGATGCAATGGAAGTGGACGATGAGCAGCAACAGGCGAACAAGAAGCTGCGTGTGAGGTCAAGGTCGAGGTCTATGTCGATAGCGAGATCACAGTCAAGACCTCCTGCTCATGAAGTCGTGCCTGGTGAAGGGTTCAAAGACTCTACTCAGAAGAAGGCGGCGATTAAGATTAGCAACAGCTCTCACAAAAAGAGAGACAAGAATGCAAGACGTGGTGAAGCTGATAGAGTTATACCGACTCTGAGACCTAAGCACTTGTTCTCAGGGAAGAGAGGGAAAGGAAAAACGGATAGGCGTTGA